The following proteins come from a genomic window of unidentified bacterial endosymbiont:
- a CDS encoding TusE/DsrC/DsvC family sulfur relay protein — protein sequence MQREETLTTTDHQGYLADPQCWCVAFAQATAAQEGLVLTPAHWEVLYFLRDFYQQYHTSPAMRLLVKAWQQRYGAEKGTSHYLYALFPRGPAQQGSKIAGLPKPVKCL from the coding sequence CTGCAGCGGGAGGAGACGCTGACCACTACTGATCATCAAGGTTACCTGGCTGATCCCCAGTGCTGGTGTGTGGCTTTTGCACAAGCGACTGCAGCACAGGAAGGCCTTGTATTAACCCCAGCGCATTGGGAAGTGCTCTATTTTTTACGTGATTTTTATCAGCAGTACCACACCTCGCCCGCCATGCGACTACTGGTTAAAGCGTGGCAGCAGCGTTATGGAGCAGAAAAAGGAACTAGTCATTATCTTTACGCGCTATTTCCGCGGGGGCCAGCCCAACAGGGAAGTAAAATAGCTGGCTTACCTAAACCGGTAAAATGTCTTTAA
- the hspQ gene encoding heat shock protein HspQ has protein sequence MIAVKFDIGQQVRHKTFGYLGVVVDVDSEYSLSQPQVESLDIDDSLRRAPWYTVVTEDDHGDALQAYVSEMQLDKELFPVHPEHPVLDDFAHAVKKQLRNPQLLH, from the coding sequence GTGATCGCTGTTAAATTCGATATTGGACAACAGGTGCGCCATAAAACATTCGGTTACCTGGGTGTTGTGGTGGACGTCGATTCTGAGTACTCACTATCTCAGCCACAAGTAGAATCGCTAGACATAGACGATAGCTTGCGTCGAGCACCTTGGTACACCGTGGTCACCGAGGATGATCACGGTGATGCCTTGCAAGCCTATGTGTCTGAAATGCAATTGGATAAGGAGTTATTTCCTGTTCATCCTGAACACCCGGTCCTAGATGATTTTGCTCATGCTGTCAAAAAGCAACTGCGTAACCCGCAGTTGCTTCATTAA